Proteins encoded together in one Chelonoidis abingdonii isolate Lonesome George chromosome 1, CheloAbing_2.0, whole genome shotgun sequence window:
- the SNU13 gene encoding NHP2-like protein 1, giving the protein MTEAEVNPKAYPLADAQLTKTLLDLVQQSCNYKQLRKGANEATKTLNRGIAEFIVMAADAEPLEIILHLPLLCEDKNVPYVFVRSKQALGRACGVSRPVIACSITIKEGSQLKPQIQSVQQAIERLLV; this is encoded by the exons ACTGAGGCCGAAGTGAACCCCAAAGCTTACCCACTGGCTGATGCACAACTCACCAAAACCCTGCTGGACCTTGTACAGCAGTCCTGCAACTACAAACAGCTGCGCAAGGGTGCCAATGAAG ccaCTAAAACACTGAACAGAGGAATAGCAGAATTCATTGTGATGGCTGCAGATGCTGAGCCTCTGGAGATCATCCTGCACCTCCCTCTCTTGTGTGAGGACAAGAATGTGCCCTATGTCTTTGTGCGCTCCAAGCAGGCCCTGGGCCGGGCATGTGGTGTCTCCCGGCCTGTCATTGCCTGCTCAATTACCATCAAGGAAGGGTCACAACTGAAGCCTCAGATTCAATCGGTCCAGCAAGCTATAGAGAGACTGTTGGTCTAA
- the XRCC6 gene encoding X-ray repair cross-complementing protein 6 translates to MSEWMSYYKNEEDEEEEEYPEEVETGGEYKYAGRDSLIFLVDASKDMFEYYDDDEWTPFDMTIQCIRSVYTNKIISSDRDLLSVVFYGTEKHKNSVDFKHVYVLQELDNPGAKRVLELDKYKGDQGKVLFRESFGHNADYSLGEALWACCNLFSDVQLKMSHKRIMLFTNEDNPHGHDSTKAKLARTKAADLRETGIFLDLMHLKKPGGFDISLFYRDIINTAEDEDLGVHTDASSKLEDLMKKVRAKETKKRALVRLNFHLGKDLSLTVGVYSLVQKAFKPSPVKLYRETNEPVKTKTRTFNRETGSLLLPSDTKKAQTYGNRQIVLEKEEVEEVKRFDSPGLVLIGFKPLVMLKQHHYIKPSQFIYPEESFISGSTTLFNALLTKCLDKEVMALCRYTRCRNTPPRFVALVPQEEELDEQKVQTAPPGFHLIFLPYADDKRKIDFTEKVPANDEQVDKMKEIIQKLRFKYRNDSFENPVLQQHFRNLEALALDLIEPEQAEDLTQPKVEAMNHRLGDLVEQFKQLVYPPDYNPEGKAMKRKQGEGAGQTEKKPRMEVSKDELRSHVQKGTLGKFTVPVLKEACRVYGLKGGGKKQELLDALTEYFSKF, encoded by the exons TCCTTTTGATATGACAATTCAG TGCATCCGGAGTGTGTACACCAACAAGATCATTAGTAGTGACAGGGACCTCTTGAGTGTTGTGTTTTATGGCACTGAGAAACACAAGAATTCTGTGGATTTCAAACATGTGTATGTTCTTCAGGAGCTGGACAATCCAG GTGCCAAAAGAGTGCTAGAGTTGGATAAGTACAAGGGAGATCAGGGAAAGGTACTCTTTCGTGAGTCGTTTGGCCATAATGCTGACTACTCACTGGGCGAGGCACTCTGGGCCTGCTGTAATCTCTTCAGTGATGTCCAGCTCAAGATGAGCCACAAAAGAATCATGCTGTTCACCAATGAAGACAACCCTCATGGACATGACAGCACTAAAGCTAAACTGGCAAGGACCAAAGCTGCTGACCTTCGAGAGACAG GTATCTTCCTTGACTTGATGCACCTGAAGAAGCCTGGGGGGTTCGATATCTCCTTGTTCTACAGGGATATCATAAACACAGCAGAGGACGAAGACCTGGGGGTCCATACTGATGCCTCAAGCAAGCTGGAAGATCTCATGAAGAAAGTGCGAGCAAAGGAGACAAAGAAGCGTGCTTTGGTCAG GTTAAACTTCCATCTGGGCAAAGACCTGTCCCTCACTGTAGGTGTTTACAGCCTGGTCCAGAAAGCTTTCAAACCATCTCCAGTGAAACTTTATCGGGAAACCAATGAGCCTGTGAAAACAAAGACACGGACATTTAATCGAGAGACAGGCAGCTTGCTTCTACCTAGTGATACCAAGAAGGCTCAG ACCTATGGGAACCGTCAGATTGTACTGGAGAAAGAGGAGGTAGAAGAAGTGAAGAGATTTGATTCCCCAGGTTTGGTCCTGATTGGCTTTAAACCATTGGTGATGCTGAAACAGCACCATTACATCAAGCCCTCCCAGTTCATCTATCCTGAAGAGTCCTTCATTAGTG GGAGTACAACTCTGTTTAATGCCTTACTGACCAAGTGCCTAGACAAAGAGGTGATGGCATTGTGCAGGTACACCCGCTGCCGGAACACTCCCCCCCGTTTTGTGGCCCTGGTCCCACAGGAAGAGGAGCTGGATGAACAGAAAGTGCAGACAGCCCCTCCAG GTTTCCACCTCATTTTCCTGCCTTATGCAGATGACAAACGGAAAATTGACTTTACAGAAAAGGTCCCAGCCAATGATGAACAGGTGGACAAAATGAAGGAAATAATCCAGAAACTCCGGTTCAAGTACAG GAACGACAGCTTTGAGAATCCGGTTCTGCAGCAGCATTTTAGGAACTTGGAAGCCTTGGCACTGGACTTGATCGAGCCTGAGCAAGCTGAAGATCTGACAC AGCCCAAGGTTGAGGCGATGAACCACAGACTAGGTGATCTGGTGGAGCAGTTTAAGCAGCTGGTTTACCCTCCTGACTACAATCCTGAAGGGAAAGCTATGAAGCGGAAACAAG GAGAAGGTGCTGGCCAAACAGAGAAGAAGCCCAGGATGGAAGTCTCCAAGGATGAGCTTAGGAGCCATGTACAGAAGGGCACTCTGGGCAAATTCACCGTGCCTGTTCTGAAGGAAGCATGCAGGGTTTATGGGCTGAAAGGCGGTGGGAAGAAGCAAGAACTTCTAGATGCACTGACTGAGTATTTCAGCAAGTTCTAA